Proteins from one Esox lucius isolate fEsoLuc1 chromosome 19, fEsoLuc1.pri, whole genome shotgun sequence genomic window:
- the zfpm1 gene encoding zinc finger protein ZFPM1 isoform X3 produces MSRRKQSKPRQIKRSIGDLEGGEDNTPDDVSLSGDEGGASDPEDSAECDSSSSPPYTPFYTEEPRTHDSLGAPDDEDGEQEEKGRTNTEEEEEAEEEEMKVEKDGAHWRGPDDLELTDDADDPKVLACRDLPPDTLWGPYTGIVQSKEAGEEQRTPLSKGSVSTLTCEDADCWLSRVPLTSNATDANCSIYSQGEELYCKVTRDISAGDSLLAALSVPSTKQRSPPQTQDVEVKEEPTGVYPAALHSEIQLLPQQAGMAAILATAVVNKDIFPCKDCGIWYRSERNLQAHLMYYCASRQKQPASSSPPEDKPKESYPNERVCPFPQCNKSCPSASSLEIHMRTHSGERPFVCLICLSAFTTKANCERHLKVHTDTQNGVCHGCGFVSTTRDILYSHLVTSHMVCQPGSRSEVYSPGPGMPKLPLSTGLSPGDSGVVLKCQLCGHITDSPAQLQQHVRTHLEVRVPAERSPTPRQSTPSSADPPDQHDREPPACVPHPDSTSPGANGSSATPRDSSPADHLPADVRIKEEPRSDSENDGLEEALEEKEQVKRRDHSHVRTGPGSSQTSTSPRSPSAVTVKAEPTSPTPGSSPAHPGGNGSVLPGGNVFLPQYMFSPEAAILPQASEILAKMSEMVHSRLKQGQVAPGSAPAFYPAGTAGAVHKGATCFECDITFNNINNFYVHKRLYCSSRHQQGDQASGPVKEGTSGAAVPSVGHSSSPPAGSSSRAASASPSDIDPVPGSTATEGQLVEVKSENPGAKEAVSSSCSEGEGGGGGGGGGQASEGTPSPSGSAEDQEDDPTRTFCQACNIHFSRHENYTVHKRFYCASRHDPSNQRSSAGKAAFLPQPIRTRKRKKMYEIHMARTEALANAAAAAPVLRLAVKQEAVAATGRVLEAPRPATSRSASPDGDGPIDLSKRPRLRETPRAGSIPALPLTDYHKCTACSISFNSIENYLAHKTYYCPATTLQPHTLETLHRLKRPASASPKSRALERPDLLLEAKGPPTEKATPGDSPSPHPSSLPGSEATSPHSGPAPKCPGSPVVVCPYCPPNMAVTCDLVEHFRATHGLVLSLEGQPAVVSPSLSPRDGTPSTPTKMSLRTRRESLNGRVRRDTVSPSSPLVNGSSLGPHAGGGVSPKAAPPAVSPSRSLPMTVSPVPEVLREVGVLNHQAAVTLLPDKTALTRGLPIAIPAPPTPKTPLVSTVQNGNSRFCRLCNIKFSSLSTFIAHKKYYCSSHSAEHVK; encoded by the exons ATGACCTGGAGCTGACTGATGATGCTGATGACCCCAAGGTCCTGGCGTGCAGGGACCTTCCCCCAGACACACTATGGGGGCCATATACTGGGATTGTCCAATCAAAAGAGGCTGGAGAAGAACAGAGGACTCCACTGTCAAAG ggCTCCGTGTCCACTCTGACGTGTGAGGATGCTGACTGCTGGCTCAGCAGAGTCCCGCTAACCTCCAACGCCACAGATGCCAACTGCTCCATCTACAGCCAAG GAGAGGAGCTGTATTGTAAGGTGACCCGAGACATTTCCGCTGGGGACAGTCTGCTGGCCGCTCTGTCTGTCCCCTCTACGAAGCAGCGCTCCCCCCCTCAGACCCAAGATGTAGAGGTGAAGGAGGAGCCTACAGGTGTCTACCCAGCAGCCCTCCACTCTGAGATACAGCTCCTCCCCCAGCAGGCTGGGATGGCGGCCATTTTGGCCACAGCAGTTGTGAACA AGGACATCTTCCCGTGTAAGGACTGTGGGATCTGGTACCGCAGTGAGAGGAACCTCCAGGCCCACCTCATGTACTACTGTGCCAGCCGGCAGAAGCAGCCGGCCTCATCCTCCCCTCCTGAGGACAAGCCCAAGGAGTCTTACCCCAACGAGCGCGTCTGCCCCTTCCCACAATGCAACAAGAGCTGCCCCAGCGCCAGCTCCCTGGAGATCCACATGAGGACCCACAGTG GAGAGCGTCCCTTCGTGTGTCTGATCTGCCTCTCGGCCTTCACCACCAAAGCCAACTGCGAGCGTCACCTGAAGGTACACACGGACACGCAGAACGGGGTGTGTCACGGCTGTGGCTTCGTCTCCACCACCAGGGACATTCTGTACAGCCATCTGGTTACCAGTCACATGGTTTGTCAGCCCGGATCCCGCAGTGAGGTGTATTCCCCCGGGCCTGGGATGCCCAAACTGCCCCTGTCCACAG GTCTAAGCCCAGGGGACTCCGGCGTCGTGTTGAAGTGCCAGTTATGTGGCCACATCACAGACTCCCCTGCCCAGCTCCAGCAGCACGTACGCACCCACCTGGAGGTCAGAGTCCCAGCCGAGAGGAGTCCCACTCCCCGCCAGAGCACCCCCTCCTCAGCTGACCCGCCGGATCAACACGACCGGGAGCCCCCCGCCTGCGTACCCCACCCGGACTCCACCAGCCCTGGGGCCAACGGGAGCTCGGCTACACCACGAGACAGCTCACCGGCGGACCACCTCCCAGCCGACGTGAGGATTAAAGAAGAGCCGCGCTCGGACTCTGAAAACGACGGGCTTGAGGAGGCGCTGGAGGAAAAAGAGCAGGTGAAGCGCCGGGATCATAGCCACGTACGGACGGGCCCTGGGTCCTCTCAGACTTCCACCTCCCCCAGAAGTCCCTCTGCTGTGACTGTGAAGGCGGAGCCAACAAGTCCAACCCCCGGCTCCAGCCCCGCCCACCCGGGGGGAAATGGCTCAGTGCTGCCCGGAGGGAACGTGTTCCTGCCCCAGTACATGTTCAGCCCAGAGGCAGCCATCCTCCCCCAGGCTTCAGAGATCCTGGCCAAGATGTCGGAGATGGTTCATAGCCGACTGAAGCAGGGCCAGGTCGCCCCCGGGTCAGCACCGGCCTTCTACCCCGCAGGAACCGCCGGCGCTGTACACAAAGGAGCTACCTGCTTTGAGTGTGACATCACGTTCAATAACATCAACAACTTCTACGTTCACAAGAGGCTGTACTGCTCCAGCAGGCACCAGCAGGGTGATCAGGCATCGGGGCCCGTGAAGGAGGGGACTTCGGGGGCGGCTGTGCCCTCTGTGGGCCACAGCTCGTCCCCCCCCGCTGGGTCAAGTAGCCGGGCTGCCTCGGCCTCCCCAAGTGACATCGACCCTGTTCCAGGCAGCACCGCCACGGAGGGCCAGCTGGTGGAGGTAAAGAGTGAGAACCCCGGGGCGAAGGAGGCAGTGTCCTCGTCTTGCTCCGAGGGGGAGGGCGGcggcggaggaggaggaggaggccagGCCAGCGAGGGCACCCCAAGCCCCAGCGGCTCGGCGGAGGACCAGGAGGACGACCCCACCAGGACCTTCTGTCAGGCCTGCAACATTCACTTCAGCCGCCACGAGAACTACACTGTACACAAGCGCTTCTACTGCGCATCGCGCCATGACCCGTCCAACCAGCGGTCTAGCGCGGGCAAAGCCGCCTTCTTGCCTCAGCCCATCCGCACGCGCAAGAGGAAGAAGATGTACGAGATCCACATGGCCCGGACCGAAGCCCTGGCCAATGCCGCGGCCGCCGCTCCGGTCCTGCGTCTCGCCGTGAAGCAGGAGGCCGTCGCCGCCACGGGAAGGGTACTGGAGGCCCCGCGTCCGGCCACCTCCCGCAGTGCCAGCCCCGACGGTGACGGGCCCATCGACCTGAGCAAGAGGCCCCGCCTGAGAGAGACCCCGCGGGCGGGCAGCATCCCGGCCCTGCCCCTCACTGACTACCACAAGTGCACCGCCTGCAGCATCAGCTTCAACAGCATTGAGAACTACCTGGCCCACAAGACCTACTACTGCCCGGCCACCACTCTGCAGCCCCACACCCTGGAGACCCTCCACCGGCTGAAGAGGCCGGCCTCCGCCTCCCCCAAGAGCAGGGCCCTGGAGCGGCCGGATCTCCTCCTCGAGGCCAAAGGCCCGCCAACGGAGAAGGCCACTCCGGGGGACTCGCCCAGCCCGCACCCCTCCTCCTTACCCGGCTCGGAGGCCACGTCGCCTCACAGCGGCCCCGCGCCCAAATGTCCGGGCTCTCCCGTGGTGGTCTGTCCCTATTGCCCTCCAAACATGGCGGTGACCTGTGACTTGGTGGAGCACTTCAGGGCCACGCACGGCCTGGTCCTAAGCCTGGAGGGCCAGCCGGCGGTGGTCAGCCCCAGCCTGAGCCCCAGAGACGGGACCCCTTCCACCCCGACCAAGATGTCTCTCCGAACCCGCAGGGAAAGCCTCAACGGCCGGGTCAGAAGGGACACTGTCTCCCCGTCCTCTCCCCTGGTAAACGGTAGCTCTCTGGGGCCCCATGCCGGAGGCGGCGTCTCCCCGAAGGCGGCCCCGCCTGCAGTGTCTCCCTCCAGGTCCCTCCCCATGACTGTGTCACCTGTGCCTGAGGTCCTGAGGGAGGTGGGGGTTCTAAACCACCAGGCTGCTGTCACTCTGCTCCCAGACAAGACCGCCCTCACCCGGGGTCTGCCTATCGCCATCCCGGCCCCTCCCACACCCAAGACCCCCCTAGTCTCTACTGTTCAGAACGGCAACAGCCGCTTCTGCAGGCTGTGTAATATCAAATTCAGCAGCCTGTCAACGTTCATAGCCCACAAAAAGTACTACTGTTCCTCCCACAGCGCTGAGCACGTCAAGTGA